The Blautia hydrogenotrophica DSM 10507 genome window below encodes:
- a CDS encoding electron transfer flavoprotein subunit alpha/FixB family protein: MASGICVFAEHWNQELSPAFFELITAAWELKEKTQEPIQVLLAAAQPETLMTQMKGLPIDAIYAVKLPREICFQEERLARVYSEMLKEISPSVLLVPASDQGRSIFPRVAYRLGAGMTADCTELEIRKREDGSHGLRQIKPSFEANVKVCIECKTGIYPQIATLREGVCEAWQLDGKERDIPVIWMDGSLEEEVLVELLEVLPPAAEAGSLQAADVVVVGGRGALEKDNFQLLRKLAGQLGAAVGGTRPVMDMGEVPFENQIGQTGCTIRPKICLSFGVSGAVQHTEGIKNTALYIAVNTAEDAPIFQVADYAVNADMRPILEELLTLLKERQD; the protein is encoded by the coding sequence ATGGCGAGTGGAATCTGTGTTTTTGCAGAACATTGGAATCAGGAACTGAGCCCCGCTTTCTTTGAATTGATCACGGCGGCCTGGGAGCTGAAGGAAAAAACGCAGGAACCGATACAAGTACTTTTGGCCGCGGCACAGCCAGAGACTCTGATGACTCAAATGAAAGGACTGCCGATTGACGCGATCTATGCGGTAAAGCTTCCCAGGGAAATCTGTTTTCAGGAGGAGCGTTTGGCCAGGGTTTATAGTGAGATGCTGAAGGAGATTTCTCCTAGTGTGTTATTAGTGCCTGCCAGTGACCAAGGGAGATCGATTTTCCCCAGGGTAGCGTATCGGCTGGGAGCTGGGATGACTGCGGACTGTACGGAGCTGGAAATTAGAAAAAGGGAAGATGGTTCCCATGGACTGCGTCAGATCAAGCCTTCCTTCGAGGCGAATGTCAAAGTGTGCATTGAGTGTAAAACAGGGATTTATCCTCAGATCGCGACACTGAGGGAAGGGGTTTGCGAGGCATGGCAGTTGGACGGCAAGGAAAGAGATATCCCAGTGATCTGGATGGACGGCAGTCTCGAGGAAGAGGTTTTGGTGGAGCTGCTGGAAGTACTGCCTCCAGCTGCGGAGGCTGGAAGTTTGCAAGCAGCCGACGTGGTGGTTGTGGGCGGAAGAGGAGCACTGGAGAAGGATAATTTTCAATTGCTGCGAAAGCTGGCAGGCCAGTTGGGAGCAGCAGTGGGCGGAACCCGCCCGGTCATGGATATGGGAGAGGTTCCTTTTGAGAATCAGATTGGCCAGACGGGCTGCACGATTCGTCCAAAGATCTGTCTGTCTTTTGGGGTCTCCGGGGCAGTGCAGCACACAGAAGGAATCAAGAATACAGCTTTGTATATTGCTGTGAATACTGCTGAGGACGCACCGATTTTCCAGGTGGCGGATTACGCAGTGAACGCAGATATGAGACCTATTTTGGAAGAATTGCTGACTCTTTTGAAAGAACGGCAGGATTAA
- the lpdA gene encoding dihydrolipoyl dehydrogenase encodes MERTFDLIVLGAGPGGYVAAIRGAQLGMKVAVLEKKHVGGVCLNIGCIPSKNLISSAALVSGAGKLAGFGVRTDFTGFDYGSVHAQSRMAAETLSKGIRYLLDKNGVTLVEEAGRITGPREVTTASGEKLSAQNIIVATGSRPRQIPGLEADGEQIFSSDDMLLCKELPKSICIIGGGAIGCEFAYILNSFGASVSLVEMTEHLLPNEDAEVAKALAMAFKKKKISVHLKSKAEIVRKDDQGVTVKITDVKGKAKETTVEKVLVVTGRVPNTEDLGLEEVGVELEKGFVKVNEYYQTNVPSIYGIGDVVPTPMLAHVASKEGELAVEYIAGKSGTEAPFVPYIPGCVYCEPQVAGFGVTEESALAQDSEAKVFKFPFKGAGKAVAIGKSEGFVKIITDRDGQIVGAHIIGADATELIHELVLAAWKKIPVQEVAKMVHAHPTLSEAVMECCRGYEDWMIHI; translated from the coding sequence ATGGAACGTACGTTTGATTTGATTGTGCTAGGAGCTGGGCCGGGAGGTTATGTGGCGGCAATCCGAGGAGCGCAGCTAGGGATGAAAGTGGCGGTTCTAGAGAAAAAACATGTGGGCGGAGTCTGCCTGAATATCGGATGTATCCCGTCCAAAAATCTGATTTCCAGCGCGGCTTTGGTGAGTGGAGCCGGGAAGTTGGCAGGTTTTGGAGTTCGGACGGACTTCACAGGCTTTGACTATGGCAGTGTACATGCTCAGTCTAGGATGGCAGCTGAGACTTTGTCAAAGGGAATCCGTTATCTGCTGGACAAAAACGGTGTGACTTTGGTGGAAGAGGCTGGAAGGATTACCGGGCCGAGAGAAGTTACGACAGCTTCAGGCGAGAAACTGAGTGCTCAGAATATTATCGTTGCCACAGGTTCCAGGCCGAGACAGATACCAGGATTGGAAGCAGACGGCGAACAGATTTTTTCCTCGGACGATATGCTGTTGTGCAAAGAGTTGCCGAAGAGCATCTGCATCATTGGCGGCGGAGCGATAGGCTGTGAGTTCGCCTATATTTTAAACTCTTTTGGGGCATCGGTATCCTTAGTGGAGATGACGGAACATTTGCTGCCGAATGAGGATGCGGAGGTGGCGAAAGCTTTGGCCATGGCATTTAAAAAGAAAAAAATCAGCGTGCACCTGAAATCAAAAGCTGAGATTGTCCGGAAAGACGACCAGGGTGTGACAGTGAAAATTACAGATGTAAAAGGAAAAGCCAAGGAAACCACAGTGGAAAAAGTCCTGGTGGTGACAGGAAGAGTACCGAATACAGAGGATCTGGGATTGGAAGAAGTCGGAGTGGAACTGGAAAAAGGCTTTGTGAAAGTCAACGAATATTATCAGACTAACGTACCTTCCATATATGGAATTGGGGATGTTGTGCCGACGCCTATGCTCGCCCATGTTGCCTCGAAAGAAGGGGAACTGGCGGTGGAGTATATCGCCGGAAAGTCAGGTACGGAGGCTCCTTTTGTGCCTTATATTCCAGGGTGTGTGTACTGCGAACCCCAGGTGGCCGGTTTTGGTGTCACGGAGGAAAGCGCCTTGGCTCAGGATTCTGAGGCGAAGGTTTTCAAATTTCCGTTTAAGGGAGCAGGAAAGGCAGTTGCCATTGGTAAGAGTGAGGGATTTGTCAAGATTATCACGGATCGGGACGGGCAGATTGTCGGCGCACATATCATAGGAGCAGACGCGACAGAGCTGATTCATGAGCTGGTTCTGGCTGCCTGGAAGAAGATTCCTGTTCAAGAAGTGGCGAAGATGGTGCACGCGCACCCAACGCTCTCTGAGGCAGTGATGGAATGTTGTAGAGGATATGAAGATTGGATGATTCATATCTGA
- a CDS encoding HAD-IIB family hydrolase, with product METLYVSDLDGTLLNKKKEITPKTAEILNRCIREGMKFSVATARMPYGCDYRLQDLAMTTPGILTNGVFLYDFNQQRYLDVQAMEPEVVKNALKIFRRFGISCFLYLYKKEQLSLYYEDQKMESQVQYYSERALESCSEVKRVDDLFEILQEGKVVYLAVTDCQETLSPVLEELGQVSGLRYAYYLNIYNGLYCLEVFSDQASKKEALLKLKEMTGCDQVVVFGDNLNDLPMIEIADRSYAPANALEEIKGRVTGVLDDCDHDGVAKFLEREWKNK from the coding sequence ATGGAAACACTGTATGTGTCCGATTTGGATGGGACTTTACTTAACAAGAAGAAAGAAATCACGCCGAAAACCGCTGAAATTTTGAATCGGTGTATTCGCGAAGGTATGAAGTTCTCTGTGGCGACGGCCCGTATGCCTTATGGCTGTGATTACAGATTGCAAGATCTTGCCATGACGACACCGGGGATTTTGACGAATGGAGTCTTCCTCTATGATTTTAACCAGCAAAGGTATTTGGATGTCCAGGCAATGGAGCCAGAGGTAGTAAAAAATGCGCTAAAAATTTTTAGAAGGTTTGGAATTTCTTGTTTCCTCTATTTATATAAGAAAGAACAGCTCAGCCTTTACTATGAAGATCAGAAGATGGAATCTCAGGTTCAGTATTACAGCGAACGGGCGTTGGAAAGCTGCAGCGAAGTAAAAAGAGTGGATGACTTATTTGAAATTTTGCAGGAAGGGAAAGTGGTTTATCTGGCAGTGACAGACTGCCAGGAGACTTTAAGTCCTGTCTTGGAGGAGCTGGGACAGGTTTCCGGACTTAGATATGCCTATTACCTGAATATCTATAATGGCCTTTACTGTCTAGAGGTGTTCAGCGACCAGGCCAGCAAAAAAGAGGCTCTGTTAAAGCTAAAAGAGATGACAGGTTGCGACCAGGTGGTGGTTTTTGGAGATAATCTCAATGATCTTCCGATGATTGAAATTGCTGACAGAAGCTATGCTCCGGCCAATGCCTTGGAGGAAATCAAAGGGCGCGTGACCGGAGTGCTGGATGACTGTGACCATGACGGTGTGGCAAAATTTTTGGAGAGAGAGTGGAAAAATAAGTAA
- a CDS encoding thioesterase family protein produces MLKAGIKGTQEVLVTEANTAKTMGSGTLDVFATPAMIALMELTAWKSVAPYLEEGNGTVGSYLDIHHNAPTPVGMTVTCESELIQVDGRKLTFRLTARDAAGVVGEGTHERFIVDNARFSQKAEKKLG; encoded by the coding sequence ATGTTAAAAGCTGGAATCAAAGGAACTCAGGAAGTACTGGTGACAGAAGCCAACACCGCAAAAACCATGGGAAGCGGCACCTTGGATGTCTTCGCCACCCCGGCCATGATCGCCTTGATGGAGCTGACTGCCTGGAAGAGCGTCGCTCCCTACCTGGAAGAGGGAAACGGTACCGTCGGCAGTTACCTGGATATTCACCACAACGCCCCGACTCCGGTAGGCATGACCGTCACCTGCGAGAGCGAGCTTATCCAAGTGGATGGACGAAAGCTGACCTTCCGTCTGACCGCCCGGGATGCCGCCGGCGTCGTAGGCGAGGGAACTCATGAGAGGTTCATCGTGGACAACGCAAGATTTTCCCAGAAGGCAGAAAAAAAGTTAGGCTAA
- a CDS encoding prolipoprotein diacylglyceryl transferase, which translates to MKNELLTIGPFTVYGYGLMIGIGVIAAYLTAEMRAKKQGLDNGERVFSLVIWCVIGGILGAKLLYLITQYREILADPAEIFRDFADGFVVYGGIFGGILAGWLYCRVLKLPFLKYFDLVMPSIALAQGFGRIGCFLAGCCYGQPTNSCIGITFTDSAYAPNGVALIPTQLISSALDFLHFGLLLFLARKCKADGQVAGFYLVFYSAGRFVLEFFRGDLVRGSVGALSTSQFISIFTFFAGIIMVVCLGRRRAISAEDESH; encoded by the coding sequence TTGAAGAATGAGTTGTTGACGATTGGGCCATTTACCGTGTATGGATACGGTCTGATGATAGGGATTGGAGTGATAGCAGCATATCTCACAGCAGAGATGCGGGCGAAAAAACAGGGACTGGACAATGGAGAACGGGTATTTTCCCTAGTGATCTGGTGTGTGATTGGCGGGATTCTGGGAGCCAAGCTTTTGTATTTGATTACACAGTATCGGGAAATTCTGGCGGACCCCGCGGAGATCTTCCGGGATTTTGCGGACGGTTTTGTGGTCTACGGAGGAATATTCGGCGGGATTTTGGCAGGCTGGCTGTACTGCCGGGTGCTGAAGTTGCCGTTTTTGAAATACTTTGATTTGGTAATGCCGTCCATAGCGCTGGCGCAGGGCTTTGGGAGAATCGGATGCTTTTTGGCAGGCTGCTGTTACGGGCAGCCCACGAACAGTTGCATCGGAATCACGTTTACAGATTCTGCCTATGCGCCTAATGGGGTTGCGCTGATTCCAACACAGCTGATTTCCAGCGCGCTGGATTTTCTGCATTTTGGACTGCTGCTGTTTTTGGCGCGAAAATGTAAGGCGGACGGACAGGTAGCTGGTTTTTATCTGGTCTTCTACAGCGCGGGCCGCTTTGTACTGGAATTTTTTAGAGGAGATCTGGTGAGGGGAAGCGTGGGAGCGCTTTCCACCTCGCAGTTTATCTCAATTTTTACATTTTTTGCGGGAATTATCATGGTGGTCTGCCTGGGCAGACGCCGCGCTATTTCAGCAGAGGATGAATCCCATTGA
- a CDS encoding TetR/AcrR family transcriptional regulator, protein MENTKIDRRVRKTKALLLKGLTQLMEEKDVNHISVRELTDLVDLNRGTFYLHYRDIFDMVNQVEDELFQQFDELFHENASGDDSTTTTLTVLTNVFTFLANNEKTVRAFMGPHGDLTFINRLKELVKTRVRHSWEDRGMAPDKFEYFFAYTAAGCIGLMEAWLRGGFQESAEEMASLADVLLLNGIHPLLK, encoded by the coding sequence ATGGAAAACACTAAGATAGACCGCCGCGTGCGCAAAACAAAAGCCCTTCTTTTAAAAGGACTGACTCAGCTTATGGAAGAAAAAGACGTCAATCACATCTCTGTACGGGAGTTAACAGACCTGGTAGATCTAAACAGAGGCACCTTTTATCTTCACTACAGAGACATCTTTGACATGGTAAACCAGGTGGAGGATGAACTGTTTCAACAGTTCGACGAACTTTTTCACGAAAATGCCTCCGGCGATGACTCCACCACCACCACGTTAACCGTACTGACGAACGTCTTCACCTTTCTGGCAAACAATGAAAAAACCGTGCGTGCCTTTATGGGCCCACACGGCGATTTAACTTTTATCAATCGTCTGAAAGAACTCGTCAAAACCAGAGTCCGCCATTCCTGGGAAGACCGCGGCATGGCCCCTGACAAATTCGAATATTTCTTCGCCTACACCGCCGCCGGTTGTATCGGCCTGATGGAAGCCTGGCTTAGAGGCGGCTTCCAGGAATCTGCCGAAGAGATGGCCTCTCTAGCAGATGTTCTGCTGCTCAATGGGATTCATCCTCTGCTGAAATAG
- a CDS encoding S8 family peptidase → MTLSAMDYISPALDESYADFIVRHDQNVGEIFSDFSEDYIQRIDGTYAVLYTPLSELNGLGVDSYTYNTIPNCFTYMDSQALAASRITNLQNHPYLNLQGRNTAIAVIDSGIDYTHPAFLSYERTRIAYLWDQRIPSDNSTVPYGSVYTEEQINAALQSEDPWEIVPSRDENGHGTFMAGIAAGTPEPTEEFSGAAPEATLIIVKLKPAKNYLREFYFLPEGVDYYQENDIMFGISFALECARQLQMPLVICIGLGNNQGTHQGKNPLALYMDSVTRNPQTAVTVAAGNEGNSRRHYMGEIRPQERNVTVEMRVGEEERGFFVEFWGSSLYLYRVRLQSPSGEILDVSTIRGTGTQTLSFVFVETKVEVGYSAIELQSGSTLIFFRFISPVAGIWRFLVYSESLDTVEFHMWLPVHTTFRTETYFLEPSPYNTVTNPGDSEDSITVTAYDNRDQSLYLEASRGYTPNGVVKPDLAAPGVLLTGPGSQGRYVQRSGTSVAAAQTAGAVALLMEWAVVRKNAPYLNGTSAKNYLTRAAARDEGLTYPNPDWGYGRLDLYRVFELLT, encoded by the coding sequence ATGACGCTGAGTGCGATGGATTATATATCACCTGCTTTGGATGAAAGCTATGCGGATTTTATCGTACGGCATGACCAAAATGTAGGAGAAATTTTTTCGGATTTTTCGGAAGACTATATTCAAAGGATTGATGGGACTTATGCGGTCTTGTATACGCCGTTGTCGGAGCTCAATGGTCTTGGAGTGGATAGCTATACCTACAACACCATTCCCAATTGTTTTACCTATATGGACAGCCAGGCTTTGGCAGCCTCTAGGATTACGAACCTTCAAAATCATCCGTATCTTAATCTTCAAGGAAGAAATACTGCAATTGCTGTGATTGATTCGGGGATAGATTACACGCATCCGGCTTTTTTGAGCTATGAGCGTACCAGGATCGCCTATCTATGGGACCAAAGAATCCCGTCTGATAACTCGACCGTTCCCTATGGAAGTGTGTATACAGAGGAACAGATCAATGCAGCGTTACAGTCAGAGGACCCTTGGGAAATAGTGCCTTCTAGGGATGAAAATGGTCATGGAACATTTATGGCGGGAATAGCGGCAGGGACTCCGGAGCCGACGGAGGAGTTTTCAGGGGCTGCACCGGAAGCTACTTTAATTATTGTGAAACTAAAACCTGCTAAAAACTATCTGAGAGAGTTTTATTTTCTTCCAGAAGGGGTGGATTATTATCAGGAAAATGATATTATGTTTGGAATTAGTTTTGCTTTGGAATGTGCCAGGCAGCTTCAGATGCCACTGGTCATTTGCATAGGGCTTGGAAATAATCAGGGGACTCACCAGGGAAAGAATCCGTTGGCATTGTATATGGACAGCGTGACCAGGAACCCGCAGACAGCTGTCACGGTGGCGGCTGGCAATGAAGGAAACTCCAGGAGGCATTACATGGGAGAAATTCGGCCACAAGAGAGAAACGTGACCGTAGAGATGCGGGTAGGGGAGGAAGAACGAGGCTTTTTTGTGGAGTTTTGGGGGAGCTCGCTGTATCTTTACCGGGTCAGGCTTCAATCTCCGTCGGGTGAAATTCTGGATGTGAGTACGATCAGAGGAACTGGCACGCAGACTTTGTCTTTTGTGTTTGTGGAGACAAAAGTAGAGGTGGGGTATTCGGCTATAGAACTGCAATCTGGGAGTACCCTGATTTTTTTTCGCTTCATAAGTCCTGTGGCGGGAATCTGGCGCTTTTTAGTCTATAGCGAGAGTTTGGACACTGTAGAATTTCATATGTGGCTGCCGGTACATACAACTTTTCGCACAGAAACTTATTTTTTAGAACCGTCTCCTTATAACACAGTGACAAATCCGGGAGATTCGGAGGACTCCATAACGGTGACAGCATATGACAACCGGGACCAAAGTTTGTATCTGGAAGCTAGTAGGGGATATACACCCAATGGAGTGGTGAAGCCAGATTTGGCTGCTCCGGGAGTGCTGCTGACAGGGCCTGGTTCCCAAGGTAGGTATGTGCAGCGCTCGGGTACTAGCGTGGCAGCTGCTCAGACGGCGGGAGCAGTGGCGCTTCTCATGGAGTGGGCGGTGGTCAGGAAAAATGCTCCTTATTTAAACGGGACCAGTGCTAAAAATTATTTGACCAGGGCTGCGGCAAGAGACGAGGGCCTGACTTATCCGAATCCAGATTGGGGATACGGAAGACTGGACTTGTACCGGGTATTTGAGCTTCTAACGTGA
- a CDS encoding 6-phosphofructokinase: protein MAMKNLIVGQSGGPTAVINSSLYGVVSESFAHSDQIGHVYGMVNGIEGFLNDTILDFAKELPGEKLEYLKTTPGAYLGSCRYKLPEDLKDPVYPRLFQKFQEMNIGYFFYIGGNDSMDTVSKLSRYAQQIDSDILVLGEPKTIDNDLILTDHTPGFGSAARYVATTVREIVVDASVYEKKAVTIVEIMGRDAGWLTASSALARRYEGDNPFLIYLPEVDFDVEKFLKDVENSFQKSASVIVCVSEGIHDASGKLICEYDSDVGCDTFGHKMLSGCGKYLENLLRNRLNVKARSVELNVCQRCSSMTISETDQEEAVMAGRFGVKSILDGNTGKMISFVRESDSPYRLTCGLEDVNRICNQTKTVSLSWISQNGSDVEKEFLTYAKPLVQGTVKVPMDKDGLPAFVYRK from the coding sequence ATGGCTATGAAAAATTTAATCGTTGGACAATCAGGCGGCCCTACTGCTGTCATCAACAGCAGTCTCTACGGGGTAGTCTCTGAAAGCTTTGCTCACAGCGACCAAATTGGGCACGTATATGGAATGGTAAATGGAATTGAAGGTTTTCTAAACGACACAATTTTAGATTTCGCCAAGGAACTGCCCGGTGAAAAATTAGAATACTTAAAGACAACTCCTGGAGCTTACTTAGGGTCCTGCCGGTACAAACTTCCAGAAGATTTAAAAGATCCGGTCTATCCCCGGCTGTTCCAAAAATTTCAAGAGATGAATATCGGCTATTTCTTCTATATCGGCGGCAATGATTCCATGGACACCGTCAGCAAGCTTTCCCGCTATGCTCAGCAGATTGACAGCGATATTCTGGTGCTAGGAGAACCCAAGACAATAGACAACGACCTTATTTTAACTGACCACACCCCTGGATTCGGCAGCGCTGCACGTTACGTTGCGACCACAGTCCGTGAGATCGTAGTAGACGCCAGTGTCTATGAGAAAAAAGCCGTGACTATCGTAGAGATCATGGGCCGTGATGCCGGCTGGCTAACTGCCTCTAGCGCTCTTGCCAGAAGATACGAAGGTGACAATCCTTTCCTGATTTACCTGCCAGAAGTGGATTTTGATGTGGAAAAATTTCTGAAGGACGTAGAAAATTCCTTCCAGAAGTCTGCCAGCGTCATCGTCTGTGTATCCGAGGGAATCCACGATGCCTCTGGAAAGCTGATCTGTGAGTATGACAGCGATGTAGGCTGCGATACCTTTGGGCACAAAATGCTGTCTGGCTGCGGCAAATACCTGGAAAATCTGCTGCGAAATCGCCTGAATGTAAAAGCTCGTTCCGTAGAACTGAACGTGTGTCAACGCTGTTCCTCCATGACCATCTCCGAGACAGACCAAGAGGAAGCTGTCATGGCAGGCCGTTTCGGTGTGAAATCCATTTTAGATGGAAATACTGGGAAAATGATCTCTTTCGTCCGTGAGAGCGACAGCCCTTACCGACTGACCTGCGGACTGGAAGATGTGAACAGAATCTGTAACCAGACAAAAACCGTTTCTCTGTCCTGGATTTCTCAAAACGGCTCCGATGTAGAAAAAGAATTCCTCACCTATGCCAAACCACTGGTACAGGGTACCGTAAAGGTTCCCATGGACAAAGATGGTCTGCCTGCTTTCGTATACCGAAAATAG
- a CDS encoding phenylacetate--CoA ligase family protein yields the protein MGNYFQPEIECASQEQIREWQDERLVKQVRHVYDNVEYYRNKMKEKGVEPGDIKSREDLYKLPFLTKEDLRAAYPYGLLATPLSECVRIQSTSGTTGRRVVAFYTQHDLDLWEECCARAIVAAGGSKEDVVHVCYGYGLFTGGPGLNGGSHKVGSLTLPMSSGNTDRQIQFMTDLGSTILCCTPSYAAYLAESIIERGVKDQIKLKAGIFGAEAWTEEMRHDIEEKLGIKAYDIYGLTEISGPGVSFECSEQTGMHINEDHFIAEIIDPVTEEVLPDGQKGELVFTSITKDAFPLLRYRTRDICVLTREKCSCGRTHVKMSKPMGRSDDMLIVKGVNVFPSQIETVLMNKGYPANYQIVVDRVNNSDTIEVQVEMTPEMFSDSLKQMSVREKELVHALKAMLGIYANVKLVAPKSIARSEGKAVRVVDKRHLY from the coding sequence ATGGGAAATTATTTCCAGCCAGAAATCGAATGTGCGTCCCAGGAACAGATTAGAGAATGGCAGGACGAACGTCTGGTAAAACAGGTAAGACACGTATATGACAACGTGGAATACTATCGAAATAAAATGAAGGAAAAAGGTGTGGAGCCCGGAGACATCAAATCCAGGGAAGATTTATATAAGCTTCCCTTTTTGACAAAAGAAGATCTTCGTGCAGCGTATCCCTATGGACTTTTAGCGACGCCTCTGTCTGAGTGTGTGCGTATTCAGTCTACTAGCGGCACGACTGGAAGAAGAGTAGTAGCATTTTATACACAGCATGACCTGGATTTATGGGAGGAATGCTGTGCTAGGGCAATTGTGGCAGCCGGAGGAAGCAAAGAGGATGTTGTGCATGTCTGCTATGGTTATGGACTGTTTACCGGAGGGCCGGGGCTGAACGGAGGTTCTCATAAGGTGGGTTCTTTGACGCTGCCGATGTCTTCAGGGAACACAGACCGTCAGATTCAGTTTATGACAGATTTAGGCTCCACCATTTTGTGCTGTACACCGTCTTATGCTGCCTACCTGGCTGAGAGCATCATCGAGCGTGGTGTGAAAGACCAGATTAAGTTAAAAGCTGGAATTTTTGGAGCTGAGGCATGGACAGAGGAGATGCGGCACGATATTGAGGAAAAGCTGGGAATCAAGGCATATGACATTTATGGCCTGACGGAGATTTCAGGGCCGGGAGTCTCTTTTGAGTGCAGTGAGCAGACAGGCATGCATATCAATGAGGATCACTTCATTGCGGAGATCATTGATCCGGTTACGGAGGAGGTTCTTCCAGACGGACAGAAAGGGGAGCTGGTATTTACTAGCATAACGAAGGATGCATTTCCTCTTCTTCGCTATCGCACCCGTGATATCTGTGTTTTGACTAGGGAGAAGTGTTCGTGTGGAAGAACGCACGTAAAGATGAGCAAACCGATGGGCAGAAGTGATGATATGCTGATTGTCAAAGGTGTGAATGTCTTCCCGTCTCAGATTGAGACTGTTCTGATGAACAAAGGATATCCGGCGAATTATCAGATTGTCGTTGATCGTGTAAACAACAGTGACACGATTGAAGTGCAGGTGGAGATGACACCAGAGATGTTCTCCGACAGCTTGAAGCAGATGTCAGTGAGGGAGAAAGAACTGGTACATGCTCTGAAGGCAATGCTGGGCATCTATGCAAACGTAAAACTGGTAGCGCCAAAATCCATTGCTAGAAGTGAAGGCAAGGCTGTTCGCGTGGTTGATAAGCGTCATCTGTATTAA
- a CDS encoding ACT domain-containing protein has product MTVRQISIFLENSPGKLQGLSDILEKYGINMQALSLAETTDFGIVRLIVDDPYKASTVLKDEGYICSITKVLAVEIPDTPGGLAGAIRALGDEGINIEYMYAFITKRKNVAYVIFRVEDNERAIKALLAKKYRPLCQEQLSEM; this is encoded by the coding sequence ATGACAGTAAGACAGATCTCTATTTTTTTGGAAAATAGCCCCGGGAAATTACAGGGACTCAGCGATATCTTGGAAAAATATGGAATTAATATGCAAGCTTTGTCTCTGGCGGAGACTACAGATTTTGGAATTGTAAGGTTGATTGTAGATGACCCTTATAAGGCGTCAACGGTACTGAAAGATGAAGGCTATATCTGTTCCATCACAAAGGTTTTGGCGGTCGAGATTCCAGATACGCCGGGAGGTCTGGCAGGGGCCATCCGTGCGCTTGGAGATGAGGGCATCAACATAGAGTATATGTATGCGTTTATCACAAAGAGAAAGAATGTAGCCTATGTGATTTTCAGAGTGGAAGACAACGAGAGAGCGATTAAAGCGCTTTTGGCAAAGAAATACCGTCCTCTGTGTCAGGAGCAGCTCAGTGAGATGTGA
- the srtB gene encoding class B sortase — protein MGKKTKKKKKAIDYVLTVVLIIAIGIFIFAAYNLIHIYLEYKKGSDEYDAIEKMAVTERDPNARDEEDDGELQPPIDVDFESLRKVNEDVIGWIYVEGLDISYPVVRGIDNEYYLHRTYEKTYNFAGTIFVDYENNDDFNDCNTLVYGHNMKNGSMFGTLKQFSEGDAYSKSHYFWILTPEKNYKYEIFSAYVTAVNSDTYTLFKGPGKEFKDWIANMRSNSSIDTGDISLGIKDKVVTLSTCTGNSSTRYVVQGKRLN, from the coding sequence ATGGGTAAAAAGACAAAAAAGAAGAAAAAAGCGATTGACTATGTACTCACAGTTGTTCTGATTATAGCCATTGGAATTTTCATTTTTGCGGCATATAATCTCATACATATCTATTTAGAGTACAAAAAGGGGTCCGATGAGTATGACGCGATTGAGAAGATGGCAGTCACCGAGAGAGATCCTAATGCGAGAGACGAAGAAGATGACGGTGAATTGCAGCCGCCGATTGATGTGGACTTTGAGTCGCTGCGGAAGGTGAATGAGGATGTGATCGGCTGGATATATGTGGAGGGGCTTGATATTAGCTATCCAGTGGTCCGGGGAATCGACAATGAGTATTATCTTCACAGAACCTATGAAAAGACTTATAATTTTGCGGGGACGATTTTCGTCGACTATGAAAATAACGATGATTTCAATGACTGTAATACGCTTGTATATGGACATAATATGAAAAATGGCTCTATGTTTGGTACGCTGAAGCAGTTTTCCGAGGGGGACGCGTACAGCAAAAGTCACTACTTCTGGATACTTACCCCGGAAAAAAATTATAAATATGAAATTTTTTCAGCCTATGTGACGGCGGTAAACAGCGATACCTACACATTGTTTAAGGGGCCGGGCAAAGAATTTAAAGACTGGATTGCGAACATGAGGAGCAATTCTTCCATTGACACAGGGGATATTTCTTTGGGCATCAAGGACAAAGTAGTGACATTGTCTACCTGTACAGGAAACTCTTCTACGCGCTATGTGGTTCAGGGAAAGAGGTTAAATTGA